The Grus americana isolate bGruAme1 chromosome 5, bGruAme1.mat, whole genome shotgun sequence region CTCTTATGCTCTTTTTTATTAACATAGAAGTACTAGAAAATTCTGGTCATCAAATGCATAAATTAGGAATGAAACTGGCCTTATTTTTAGACAATCTGTCTTTCGGCTTAATTTTATGCTAAGTGACTCTGATTGGATAATGCCTTCTGGAATGTAGTGTATGTGCATAATCTGCCACTCGGTAACCAAGAAACTTCTCAGTGACTACAAAGTATGAATTTGTAAATACCTTTtgagttttttctttatatgctgTTTGCTGTTCAGACTCTTAGGTGACAAATTTACGTTGAAGTATCATGTTTCCCTAAATCCTCTATGGATTTTTGTAACTACgcctgaataaaaaaagaaaaggaaaaaaaaaagagcctgaCAGAACACCAGATTACtagaaactttttatttaaagaagtcTGTTTGCTTTCccacttttattttgttttcattgtcaTTAATAAACAACTTAACTGCCTCTTCTGCTCTGAAGTGCTACATGGGACTCTTTGCCAAGACTTGAGCAATAATTATGTGACTAGCATTACTGTAGTCAGTTGTTCTTTTTGGCATCCAGGATTAGTAGCTCCTATGAGGAAAACCAGTATGTTGTGGTTCCAGCTGAATGTTTCCATTATTGACTAGTTACTGCTCGTACAGAaagtctgctttttctttacaagTCATAGTAGTAGATTCTCTGTGTGCTCATCTTTGTCTAGTGCCTTGCAGCATTTGGATCTTCCACAGTGGTACAAGGTAGAGAAACAAATAGAGCGTGGCCCTTACATAACATCtcaagaagcaaaaaaagtttgtgTTGTCCCTCACAGAAGTCTGAACAGCAGTGTGAATTGCTGGAGGGGTTTAAAAACACTTTCTCCTCACGGTTAATACTGAGGAATActcaaaatggaaatgtgatgtgctttttttttaatcgaaATTTCATAATCTGTCAGAAGGAccagtgaaaaaaaagatttagtgGAACTAGAACTTAGTGCAGTGCTGTAAGTCTGTTGTGTATTTTTAAGGACAGATGACTCTCATGGTCACAGGCTTGGTACTTTGCCACGGTCTGTATGTTCCAGCTAAGTGATAGCAGCTGAAGGTCTACGGATACCATGAGTTGGGAGCATGAGTTTACTTGTCCCAGGGAGCAGTTCTCCCTCGGGTTGTTAAAGAAGAACTATAATTATTGCTTATTGTGGAAGAGGCTGAGATACAGGACAATGCTTTTCTGTCAACTTCTGAGCGCTCATGTGAGGGTTTGAGGCCTCCGATTCAAGCACAGGACTCCTGCAATCTCTGTGCGTGTGAAGCAGGTAACCAGGTAGAGGGAATGACATGTCGCTGCTGTTGTACCAACGCGTGTGTATTTGTAATAGGAAAAGGGTTCTTCTGTCGCTTCAGGCATCTATTTTAGTGTGTGGCACGCTGCCTAAAGTTACCAGATGCGGCGTTACTGCAAGCGTTGTAACTCTTCATTACGTGCAGTTGAAGGAGTGCTTATGCCAGTGGGTCTCCTCACCCCACCCAAAACCGAAGCTTTTGCCAGATGGGTATGAAAAGTGAAGCGGCCGAgtctgctgaagaaaacaagGACTCAGTTATGTTTGCCAGCACTGCCAGACTGTAGAAATCTTCACTGAGAAAGCGGGAGAGAATTGACTGTCAAGATCCCACTTCAAAGACAGCACTTTGCCAGCGGTGTTGGGGAGGTGTACCGGTAACTGCCGATACGCCCAAATCCTTCCTGTGGCGGTTATGACCCGTGCAACGCGCACACAGATTGTCACAGGTCTATGTTCCCTTGGCCGCTGTCCTTCTGGTTCAGCCTGAATTCCCTTGGCTTCTGACTCAGATCCTGACTGTTTGGTGCTGATGCTTGGTTAGGACTTCTGGCAAGGTAAAATAAGCCTTGTTGAGCATCTATGAATTCAGCGTATGGTTAAAAACCTACCACATCCAACGCAACATGTAACTAATCTAGTCCTCCTTTTGTCCAGGACTATGCTGACAGGCTCTTTATAATTGCGCTGTAGGATTCCTTCAGCGTTTTTGTGGGCTTTGCTGCCTGGATGTTTAATGAAGAGAACCTTTGGCACCATTTCCTTGCTGTGACTGCATCGTGCGAGAGAAAAACAAGTGGTGTGCCAgccagtgaggaaaaaaaccacccaaaagtTGCTGTGCAAGTTATTCtagtgctggattttttttttttttcctgttgctgtttAAAGTAATTTCTCATCATCTATGCAAAGAATGTAAGGTGGAAAATTCAGGCCAAGTTGGAAACACCATTTATCTGTGATGATAGATAAATGTATCCTCTGCTCCCAATTCCTCATACAGATTTCAGAAGGGCAAACAGATAAAAAAGTTTAGCTACAGCTGTAGCTAAAGTTCCTTGTTCCCAGTTCCTCAATGCAAAATTTTCTaagtaaattaataaattaaggattttttttatatatatcaaATCTTAATTGAGTGGCTTCTCATTTAATAAGTTGCGTACAATAACACACAAGCATCTTCCatccctttgcttttatttatggCTTAAACAGAGGTAAAATCATCATATGCTGAGCTGACTGATAATCATCTTAACTACTGTAACGCACCAACAGAATGTGAGTTAAGTTCTGAgtggtttagggttttttattacTTATGTATTTCTAAGTACCACTGTTCTAAACCTCTTAATGCAACAAAAACCACTTTTGCTGTCCTCAACTACATTTCTGTTGCTCTCTGGTGTTTTTCTGGGTTGTGAATGTTCGGGTCTATATCCAGCCAACTTGGAGGAAACTGCCACTTTCCATTCCTGGTTGTTTCCCTTCGTGTGTCTAAAACTCTGCATCATTTTCCTTAGTCCTATCTATTAATTCATAACCGCAAGTGGGGATGCATGGCAAGCacggctgcatggtgctttaGGAAGAAAGCCTTTGAGGGTGATGAGTGTTTAATTGCAGTCGAGCTGATCCCGTTTTCTCCATCAATTGTTCTGTCCACTCAAGAAGCCGGGGTACACCCCTCACCGTGGCTCTGGGACCCCTAAAACCACCTTCTCTCTGCGCAGAAGGGAAGCAGGGTGGGCACAAAGCGCAGGTTTAGCTGCTGCGCTAGAGATGAAGCGTAGAGCAGCTCTGCTTAAGGAAGTGTCTCCATCCATCAGACAAGCCCCGTGAGAAATCCTTAGAGCTGGTACCACGCAGCGCTATACGCGTACATATGTCATGTGTATGTGGGAGAGATGCAGTCGTAGAAGTTTTCGCGGCCTGTTTAAGTATTGCGCAATAAGGCTCAGTCACCGTCCCGCGGGACCGCATCTCCCGTGGGTCCTGCGCCTTCCCCCCAGCTTCGGCTCCCGGGGGCTGGCGGCTTCTCGCTCCCctggccggggccgggccgggccacCGCCGCTGCTCCGCCCCCGGGGGGGGTGGCACAGCCGATAGAAGCGGCGCTGCCGCCgtatttcccccccctccagcagACGGTGCGGGGCTGGTCGGCAGCGGGTGCCCGGGGTAGGTAAGGGGCGAGCGGGCTGCTGCAGCGCTGCGGCGGggccccctgcccgcccctTGCCgcggggggggacggacacggGACGGGGCGGAGGAAGCCCGGCGCCCCCCGCCTCGTCGGGGAGCAGTGGGGAGCGGGGGTGGGGAGCAGCCCCTCGTCTCACCGGGAGCTTGAGGCGAAACGGTGGGCCGGGGCTccgggggggtggtgggagaggggGCGAGCGGGCAGAAGGGCAGGTCCTCGGCtggcatggggaggggggagatggGAGTTTTTCCCAGGAAttgggagggaaaggaaggtttTTTGGGGAAAACTGTCTTTACACCGTGTTAACCGGGGCGGGGAGGATCGGTTTTATCCCCCCGGGTCTGAGTCATGCCGGCGGAGCGGCGGCACCGCAGTGCGCTAAGCGGGGCGGGCTGCGGCGCCCCGGGACGCTGGGCCGAGGGTCCGGCCGCCGCCCGCAGGGAAGCGGGGACCGCTGCGGGGGgaacccccccatccccggagCGACGGCTGGATCGCGGCGGCCAAGGGCGGGGGAAGACGGGTGCAGATACTGCCCGGGGCGTGCTGCAGCTAACTTAAAAAATAGATGGGAGGGAGCCAGGTTGCATCTGCCAGGTGGTTGCTGGCTACGAGCTACCTCGGAAAACGAAGTGGTGCAAAGCTCATCAGCTGCTAAAACGCCCTAGTCCCTGCAGGAATGCGGCTCATAGTCCTAGTTACCCTTTTCTTGCCTCTTTCTGCTCCGAAGTTATGATGAAAACAGCAGCCTGGTCTTGTACGTGTGCTCTCTCCCAGGTGGGACTGCAGAGAAATTCTTCTGTTTCCCAGCCAAGGCGAGAAGCCTTTCTTGCTACTGCAGTTGCTATTTCTTATTACTGGGATTGGTCTGATGCTTCAGTTAAAACAGTAATTTAGAAAATGCAGTTTgggaaatgttttctgcttcGTTTCTTTTAAGCCATGTTCTGAATTGCTGTCTATAGATActaattttttaaagctaaaatttGTTGTCTCATCTCTCTGTCATTCAGGAGTACAgaaaaaattactcattttaaCAAAATAGATTGGTTGAATTTCTGCTGTCAAAGCTATTATGCTGGCTATGATGATTTTTATTAATCCACCTTCTATTTATTCTGGCTGTGACTTGGTTTTGCTAAAAGGCaaaattgtttaattttgctGACACCGTTGTGTCAGGGAGGGCTGCTGGAAGATGGAGAGGTTCCCAGGAAGATTCTTGTTGCTGTCCAGAATGGCTCTTGCTTTAACCACCGGACTAATGGCACTCCTGCAGATTCACGTCACTGTGGGATGAGCCTCTCTGGTCTTGGAAGGCTTCTCACAAAGTTGTTTACCCCAGAAAATCCATCTCGTCCTGCAcattatggttttgtttttcttggttttcctgTTCATGCagacagggggaaaaaaaaaaaaaaggtagagttgtttttgttggtttatatttttctggTAGAAAAATTAACTAGACTTAAGGTTGAGCATTTCAGTATTGTTTActatgaaactgtcttttcaAGTCCACAGTTACtcttctgggaggaaaaaacttTCAACCCAATGGGATTATGGTCTGCCACACTAGATTCTTAGCTGCGTATAGAAAGAACGTCAAGCAGTATTAACAGAGTCAAGAGCAGCGATGTGACTATTTTGCTGCAGCCTTATCATAAGTGAAACTTGTTATCAGGATGCCTTTAATTCTTTGGGACTTCTAATCCCACTTGGGCTTTGAAGACAAACACAAAGTCATGCCCTCCTAGCACAAAGTATggtccctctctccctctcaccCCCCGTATCTGCCTGATACCTGGTCTGAATAGCCTCCTCTCCGCaatagcagagatttttttagtGGTAGATATTACTGTTTGTCATTCCGACTCTGTGTGCAGAAGTCTGTCGAATAATTCCTACTTCAGAGTTgcctgtgttaaaaaaaaaaaaaaaataatcctgacCTTCCTATCTCACCGCTACCGACGGATAATTGTGGAGGACCGGAGCCATTGCTGCAGTCACTTGGGGGGTTATTGCATGTGTCCGTCCCTCAGTGAGAGGGAGAAAttttgggagaggagaggcaaAAGCCCCCTTAGTGCAGACAAAGCTCTCGCAACCCCgtgagagaggagaaaggagcacaGTCTGGCTCCAGGGGCGTTGGGGAAttgctgtaaaagaaaaggtATCGGAGCCCTAGACGGCCTCTCTTTTTGTAAGGTGAATTTGTTGCTGTCAGAAATAGACCTGTTGAATGGTGAAATCagaggggagaaagaagagcGATCTACAGCCTGGGGGGGCTCAAATCTCAGTTCTCAGAATAAAAACCCTGTTCTCAGAATAAAAATCCTCTCTTGGAAAGTGCTGttacttttctctcttctttcactgATTTTCCGGGCCAATGCCTTCGGTTCCGTACTGAATCAAGTCTTGAAACCTCGGTTCCTCACCGtgtattttgctattttcatgCAGCTTTTAAATAGAATAAACACGTAACATCTGTTCATGCCTTCAAATTAGGGAAGAAGCATGATCAAGATGAACCGCATCCTGTTAACCGCCTGCGTTGTTCTGGTTGCTTTTTGTAGTTCTGGTGAGTATGAGTGGTACTTTCCTGATGTGATGTTATCACAGGGGGCTGAGGAAATCATGGAAAAAATGTcggagaaggaaaaataacaagaagGGCCTGGATTATTTAATAGCACTTTGGGGAATGACAGTAGCCATCGAAGTAGGGCTTAGTTTCTGCTGCTGATCGTCTTTGGTCAGAAGAGAGAATCGGGGGCAGAATACGACGCTGCTGAATCTGGCGACAGCCCGTTCTGGTTTGCTGCTAGGAGATTGGATTCCTGCCGTGTAAATTGGAAACTAGATGTGTAGCGCAAGAGAGAAATgaggtgaaaggaaaaaaaggggtaGAATAAAATTCTGCTAAAAGTGTCTCTTCTTGCCTGTCCTTTTGGAAAAGGCAATCTTTAAGAGTAGATGAAAGCAGCAAACATTTAAGATATTATTCTGCAGGGACGTAAAGgtaagtgtttttaaaaatgatgtaAGTACGTGCTTCAAAATCTTCCTTTCAGAATTGCCACTGACAAACGCCTGTAAATTTTAGCTTGAGTCTAATAACCAGGCATATGTTTTGTGACAGGTAGATGCAGAtggtgattctttttttttttttcctttttaatgctgCTACTGTTTCAGTACTTTATTATTCAGTAAAGATAACCCCCTGTCTTCTTAGGTTATGCCCTAAGGTGTTACCACTGCGAGAACAGCCCTTCCTTATGCAAGACCAATAGTACTTGCTTAGCAACTGAAGATACTTGCTTGCAGATGAAATTTGGTATGTATACTGTCCTACAGACCTAACCCAAACATGTTTATATCAGTTTTCCTTGCCTGTGCACTTCTAATCTGGCCTTAGCATGCATTCCTTAGCCTCACTCAAAATAAGGTTGCAGATACTTTCGAAGGTCATGCTTATAGTAAATTGATATATTTTGACTTCCAGGCAACTGATAAAGATAATGATGATGGAGATAGCTGATTTAAAATTGTACAAGCATATACACAGGTATCTGTAgatccagatttaaaaaaaaaaatgaaaacaacaaaacccccaccaccTAAGGGAAACAAATAGGAGACAGCAATGacttcaaaatacaaaaccttTGCCCTAAACTTGTTACGCTTTAAAACCAGATAAAGCATGTGTAACCCACAAAATATGAAGACTCAGTCATTTATGAATTgatgctattaaaataaataatcttttcctGAGGGTGAAGCGACCTGTGTCTCAGGAAGGTGGTCGGGGATATTCAGGGCATAGAGTCACTGTTCCAGTTGTTAAATAATGTTTAAGTAATTCTCTTACTACCAGTGCCAGGGGGTTCGCTGGAAAACCAGAAGTACCAAATCAACTGAAATAATCTCCTTTCCCAACTGGTTCCCCCTGCTCTGGAAAGATTGTTGGGCTGGCTTTGGACAGCGGGAGCCAGGATGGGGTGGGACTGCTCTCTTCCCTGGGATGGTCCCTGCTAAAGCTCATGACTTGGCGGGGAGGAAGGAAGCTTCTAGCGCTGCTGGaccaggctgctgctctgtgctgcttgcaTCCTAAGGAATTTCCTCTTTTGCTGTTTCCCTTGAGCCTAAACCTTCATGAGCACGAACTGTAGGCTTTCTAGCATGCAGCCTACGGCGGTTGTCCATCGTCAGAGTCAGGAGTTGAGTACTTGAGGTGTCAAGCTAGGGAAGATGGAAGACGACCTCTGGTGTCCAGGGGAATgagcaagaaaaaggaagggctCTTCTGCTCTTCAGGCTCTGTCTTCTGCATGTTGCCTCTGGAAATGAGGCTGGTCAGATCTGATGAGACTTGTCTTCAGCGTAAAAGCTAGCTTGAGTTACCAGGCTCGCTCTGAGCTTTGTGGAGGGAGAATGGTGTTGCTGTAGGACGATGCAAGAGCAATGCAAGTTGAGCTAGATGGTGATACACTGTCCTCCTCTGtcagcagccccagggcaggTGTCACTCAGTCTCCGCCCGGTATCTCCCAGTGGGCCATTTGGACAAAATTGGAAGCACTGGTTAGCTTGAGCTGGAAATCTTTCTTAACTTCTGGCTCAGAGCTACAAGAGAGTGCTGTGGAGGCAGGGCCATGGCTTGCTATCGCTGTTTGCACTACGAAGTTCCTAGTGAAGGCGAATTTGGAAACTTCTAAACGCTTGAAAAGAAGCTAAAAAAGCAAGCATGTGGCAGTCTCGGCAGTGATTCTCTCTCCGTACCAAAAATGGTATTTCTTTCAATATTCTCTtaatctgtttaatttttttaatttttttttttgcataggtAAATTGAGAACTTCCTCCTGCTGGAAGACATCCCAGTGCAATATGAATGATATTGCCCAATTCTTCCAGTTGGATAATTTCGAATTCTTTTGCTGCCAACACGACTTGTGTAACGAGAGCTCAATTATTGGGGTTAACAAAGCAGCCTTCAGTATTGCCTCTGCAATAACCATGTTATGGATGCTTCTGTAATAATCTGTAAGCCGTACTTGCAAGCTGAAATTATACAAAATCATTAACTCTTTCTGAATTGTACTTCTCCCATTTTCAGTTCTAACTGGGGGCTGAAAGATtaccttttaattttaaatgctgtttcctAAGGTTCCGTCTGTTAAATCACTGTTTCCCTTCATCGGAAGGAGATGTATATTGTTACCAGTTATAGGGAATTTGGGTATCTTGGCCTGCCGTATTCATGGGGAAAATAACTTGTTATGAAGTAGCGTTATCTTGTGGAGAACCTGGGCAAACTTTCAGGGGGTGATGTGAAAGGGAAGGAATACTATCGGGTTTATGCTGGAAAATGATCGTTTCTTACTGTCCCCTAAGTTGTCATTAATTTTGGTTGGGATTTCTGGtttgaggtttgttttgggAGGGTTTTGCTTCAACGCTACCTTGTCGTACACCAAGCAGTGGATTTGCCCTCGACACAAGAAGTGTTGGATCAGAAGTATAAGCTTGCCGCAGTCTTCATAAAGAGTATGGAAATACTTAATTTCAAGTGATACAGACTCTGTTCCCAtcactgtaactttttttttcctttatacaaATAATATAACCTTGTAAGTACCGTTATTTTGGGAGAAAgcatttacatttcttaaaCCAAAACAATGCTATCAGTGAGAAacacttttccctctttttatatttctgtgagCATGCAGACAACACGTgctagctgcttttttttagttttccttaCACTTTAGCCACATCTAGGGTTTTAACTAAGCATGTGCTTTGCACGGAGTGTTTATTGGTATACTGAAAACTGTTTATAAAATGCTACGGAATTCAAATGGCACATCTAGTTAATTTTCCCAGGTAAttagcttttgggtttttgttgaaAACAGTGACATGTAAACTTAACCCTTCAAGCTTCTACCTAAGAGTATTAAACAAAACCTTGCAGAGCTTTGTATTTTGACTTTTATGCAACTCTATGAATAGCAATACAAAATAAACGCGTATTTACATAGCATGAATAAAACCCGCTCGGTTTGTATACGTAAGAGGTCTGAAGTTGAAATATTCTGTACGTCTCTCCACCTCGGTGGCGGACACAGACCTCGGATACTTCTCCGGTTCTTAGGGACCCTCTCAGTCAGGTACAACGtcaaattctcctttttctcttctggagcTCTGGGCATGTCCCTGCAAGAGTCGTGGTCCGTTGCCGATGGCGTATCCTCTTTCTGAGGACCCGTGCTTGTGCTCTGCAAGGTGCCGGTGACGCCAGTTCGCCCGGTCGTAACGAGGGCCTTACTCCAAGTCTATGATGTATTCTGCAGTGTATCTTTTGGTTGAGCTTCTCTTAGCTATGAAAGCATCCTGGCATCTCGCTGATCACTTGAAATACGGAAGTTGTGCTGTCtttgattaataaaaatgtcaaaaaaggaaacatggcGAGTGTGGTTATTTATCAACTGGATATATCTCTAGTTGTTTCCATGGGAGATGTGTCCGTCTTTCCCATCCGGAGACTCAACAAGTACAAGGGgacctctctctgcttctctggagAAGGTTGCTGCTCTGCGTAAGTCAGTTAGTTTTGGCAGAGTGATGATTCGCTTTAGAGAGCTGtttgacaggacaaggggtgatggtttTACACTAAAAGAGGGtggattcagactagatatgaggaagaaatgttttatgctgagggtggggaggcactggagcaggttgcccagagaggtggtagatgccccatccctggaaacattcgaggtcaggttggacggggctctgagcaacctgatgtagttgaagatgtccctgctcattgcaggggggttggactaggtgacctttacaggtcccttccaacccaaaccatgctatgctTGGAAATGAGGAGAGTTGGTGGTATTTCTCTAGATGAGCTGACAGCGATGTGCGGCTGGGGGAAGCAGTAGAACACCTGGTCCCTAAGGCTCTTCTATTGAGAATTGTCTCGTCAGAGATAGGAATATGCCataatttggggaaaagaaagacttcTCCCTGCTTGACCGCTTTACCAGCTGAAGCGTGGCATGTATCGTGCTTACTGGGACGGCTCGCAGAGCAATCCCGTCTGCAGTCTTCCACTATCGCGTGTTTTTGTTCTCCTACGTACCGATTAGATTTCTGTGTGGAAGTATGGgttgtttcttctcctcctcccttagTCCTTAGCTTTAGCTAACTTCTAATATCTGTTTCGGGACGGAAAACTGTCACATATGATATTCCTCAACTTGTAAATGATCTTACTAGATATGGTTTTCTTGAAGTGTGTGGCCAAGTGGAATAGAAAGCATTTTAGTTCGTATTTGTGAAGCCAGACAGCTGGAAACCAgtattttcctccctctctcacGGGCTAATTGTGCTTTGAGCCTCTTGATGTGCGTTCTCAATCTAACGCGTACTAGAAATGGTGATTCGATGTTGCgctagaaagaagaaaacagtcctTGATTTCCCGCTCTCGTGTCCTTccatctttttatttcccatCTGATTAACAAAAGCAGACATTTAAGAGACAATAATTTCTGACTTTTTCCACTGATGCACTGTTTGTCAAGCTCTCGCTCAGTTTAGGGGAAAAAGGGGTGTTCAAGCACTGACTCAGTACGGTCAGGGGAAGGTTTGTGGCAGGGCAAGTGTCTTGTGTTAGCCAAGCTGATAGATCCCGTATGCTTAAACCATTTTGGTTGCAGCATTTTTGCTCTACTGTATTGT contains the following coding sequences:
- the CD59 gene encoding CD59 glycoprotein; translation: MIKMNRILLTACVVLVAFCSSGYALRCYHCENSPSLCKTNSTCLATEDTCLQMKFGKLRTSSCWKTSQCNMNDIAQFFQLDNFEFFCCQHDLCNESSIIGVNKAAFSIASAITMLWMLL